A stretch of Candidatus Poribacteria bacterium DNA encodes these proteins:
- a CDS encoding tetratricopeptide repeat protein, which yields MAEHIERARKLNRQASDDIDHGRLEAAKAALNEAIRLAPDLAAPHTNLGVLYCWEGELDEAIALHLKARHLDPNLSAPHTNLGVAYAWQGQLDAAVQSFKIALQCNPDSAEAWTSLGFAYICQGNIDNAIVAAEKAIQLGDGGEAQLNLGLIYSWQGRFDEAIERYKIALETDPTLAEPHNNLGLVYLARNEIDRAIAEFKTAIELNGGEEPHTNLGLVYSWQGKYDAAIALHQEALDMAPDSAEVQINLGFVYICKDKLEEAAVLLKGALRSDPESAEAHTNIGIIYARQDRIEDAIIAHKKAGAMAEARNNLGVVYCQQGKIEEAIAEFNAAIEVGNLKEAHINLSRVPPNLENVNVANLQASPIGTPIGVPAVWCEIVD from the coding sequence ATGGCTGAGCATATTGAACGCGCACGAAAACTGAACCGTCAGGCATCTGATGATATTGATCATGGCAGGCTTGAGGCAGCGAAAGCCGCTTTAAATGAAGCGATTCGCCTCGCACCCGACTTGGCAGCACCCCACACCAATTTGGGTGTTTTGTACTGTTGGGAAGGCGAATTGGATGAAGCCATCGCCTTACATCTTAAAGCACGTCATCTGGATCCGAATCTCTCCGCACCGCATACCAATCTCGGTGTTGCCTATGCGTGGCAGGGGCAACTCGATGCCGCCGTTCAATCGTTTAAGATAGCACTGCAATGCAACCCCGACTCCGCTGAGGCGTGGACGAGTTTGGGGTTTGCCTACATCTGTCAGGGAAATATTGACAATGCCATCGTCGCAGCAGAAAAGGCGATTCAACTCGGCGATGGTGGAGAAGCACAACTGAATCTCGGACTGATTTATAGCTGGCAAGGCCGGTTTGACGAAGCGATTGAAAGGTATAAAATTGCCCTTGAAACCGATCCAACCCTCGCGGAACCCCACAACAATCTCGGACTCGTCTATCTGGCACGCAATGAAATTGATCGCGCCATCGCCGAATTCAAAACCGCTATTGAACTTAACGGCGGCGAAGAACCGCATACGAACCTTGGACTGGTCTATAGTTGGCAAGGGAAATACGACGCGGCGATCGCGTTGCACCAAGAAGCTCTTGATATGGCACCCGATTCGGCGGAAGTGCAAATTAATCTCGGCTTTGTTTATATCTGCAAAGACAAACTTGAGGAAGCCGCGGTTCTGCTGAAGGGTGCGTTGCGCAGCGATCCTGAGTCTGCAGAAGCACACACGAACATCGGAATTATCTATGCGCGTCAAGACAGAATTGAGGATGCCATTATTGCCCACAAAAAGGCTGGCGCAATGGCTGAGGCACGGAACAATCTCGGGGTTGTCTACTGCCAACAAGGCAAAATTGAGGAAGCAATTGCTGAATTCAATGCCGCAATTGAGGTAGGAAACCTGAAAGAAGCACACATCAATCTTTCAAGGGTGCCCCCTAATTTGGAGAACGTAAATGTCGCGAACCTTCAAGCATCGCCAATCGGGACACCGATCGGTGTGCCTGCCGTATGGTGCGAAATAGTGGATTAA
- a CDS encoding LamG domain-containing protein, whose translation MKSIIVCLAIITMSLALTVQTYAEIDFETARGIWLLDEGKGDKIEDLSGNENHGELQGGKWVKGPDGPALSLNGQNDRVIIPDSKSMYLEEAWSITSWVYVNKSENGYGHILGKRPAAGTVANYAFRTSSTGTGWEAYFANGGWKGAWNQSQVKKDEWLYMTATYDAKDTIKIYENAEEIASVGGMGKPAPQNDTDVNIGGWTNNQSETLDGILYDVAIFASVLEADDIEELMEKGLKAALPVEPAGKLATTWANLKSRQ comes from the coding sequence ATGAAATCCATTATAGTTTGCTTAGCGATCATCACCATGAGTCTGGCGCTCACAGTCCAAACTTATGCAGAGATCGACTTTGAAACCGCAAGAGGCATTTGGCTCCTCGACGAAGGAAAAGGTGATAAAATCGAGGACCTCTCTGGAAACGAAAATCACGGTGAACTTCAAGGCGGAAAATGGGTCAAAGGACCCGATGGCCCCGCCCTCAGTTTAAATGGGCAAAACGATCGGGTCATCATTCCTGACTCCAAGAGTATGTATCTGGAAGAGGCGTGGTCAATTACTTCATGGGTGTATGTCAACAAATCCGAGAACGGGTATGGACATATTCTCGGTAAAAGACCTGCAGCAGGTACAGTGGCAAATTACGCCTTCAGGACCAGCTCCACCGGCACCGGCTGGGAAGCTTACTTCGCGAACGGCGGCTGGAAAGGTGCCTGGAATCAATCACAGGTGAAAAAAGACGAGTGGTTGTACATGACCGCAACTTATGACGCAAAGGATACCATCAAGATTTATGAAAATGCGGAGGAGATCGCCTCTGTTGGCGGAATGGGGAAACCGGCACCTCAGAATGATACTGACGTTAACATCGGCGGTTGGACCAACAACCAGTCAGAGACCCTTGACGGTATACTCTATGATGTCGCAATTTTCGCTTCCGTACTGGAAGCTGACGATATAGAAGAACTCATGGAGAAGGGTCTAAAGGCTGCCCTGCCTGTTGAGCCTGCTGGCAAACTTGCCACAACCTGGGCAAATCTCAAATCTCGGCAATAG
- a CDS encoding LamG domain-containing protein yields the protein MKSTIMRLAVIIITLTFTVQTYAEIDLGTARGIWLLDEGEGNMINDMSGNENHGELQGGEWVDGPDGPALSLNGQDDRVIIADSDSLYLEAAWTITAWVFVNGTENGFGHILGKRPASGTVANYAFRTSGNGTGWEAYYSRGGWKGAWNQGTVKKDEWLYMTATYDGEDTIKIYENGAEIGSVGGHGGPAPRNDTDVNIGGWTNNTSETLDGMLYDVALFDVVLSEEDINSLMDDGLPSLVTPVEPSGKLATTWADLKSQ from the coding sequence ATGAAATCCACTATAATGCGCTTAGCGGTTATTATCATCACGCTAACCTTCACAGTCCAGACCTATGCAGAGATCGACCTCGGCACCGCAAGAGGCATTTGGCTCCTCGACGAAGGTGAAGGTAATATGATTAACGACATGTCTGGAAACGAAAACCACGGTGAACTCCAAGGCGGAGAATGGGTCGACGGACCAGACGGTCCCGCTCTGAGTTTGAATGGACAAGACGATCGGGTTATCATTGCTGATTCCGATAGCCTGTATCTGGAGGCGGCGTGGACGATCACCGCTTGGGTTTTTGTGAATGGCACCGAGAACGGTTTTGGACATATTCTCGGCAAAAGACCCGCATCCGGAACGGTGGCAAATTACGCCTTCAGGACAAGCGGCAATGGTACCGGCTGGGAAGCATACTATTCCCGAGGCGGCTGGAAAGGCGCCTGGAATCAAGGCACCGTCAAAAAAGATGAATGGTTGTATATGACAGCGACCTATGATGGAGAAGATACCATCAAAATCTACGAAAATGGAGCCGAAATCGGTTCTGTTGGCGGGCACGGTGGACCGGCACCTCGGAATGATACGGACGTCAACATCGGCGGTTGGACCAACAATACCTCTGAGACACTTGACGGTATGCTTTATGACGTCGCGCTTTTTGACGTCGTGCTGTCAGAAGAAGACATAAACTCCCTGATGGACGACGGGCTACCGTCCTTAGTCACTCCTGTTGAACCTTCTGGCAAACTCGCAACCACATGGGCAGACCTCAAATCTCAATGA
- a CDS encoding cupin domain-containing protein yields the protein MEKEIRDDIKGIDRFIFETGSDREQLHLHISEVGPGQRAHPPHTHEGQEIFYVFSGEGEVLFGDQTHRVSDNEAVHVDCQVLHGIRNVGETPLRYAVIIAK from the coding sequence ATGGAAAAAGAGATTCGGGACGACATCAAAGGTATTGATCGGTTTATATTTGAAACTGGGTCGGACCGGGAACAACTCCACCTTCATATTTCCGAAGTCGGACCTGGACAGCGGGCGCATCCACCCCATACGCACGAAGGTCAAGAAATTTTCTATGTATTTTCGGGTGAAGGCGAAGTCCTGTTTGGGGATCAGACACACCGTGTCAGCGATAACGAAGCCGTCCATGTCGATTGTCAAGTTTTGCACGGCATACGGAATGTCGGTGAGACACCGCTCCGCTATGCCGTGATTATAGCGAAGTGA
- a CDS encoding ABC transporter permease: protein MITYIVRRTLYAIPILIGVNITVFLLFFVVSSPDQMAQRILGEKNITQEDIENWKKQNGYHLPLWFNAQASGTESFTQTVFFQKSVKLFFFDFGTSDANNIDITAQIGQRMWASLAIALPTFLIGVLVNITVSMIVAYYRATYVDFWGTILAVILMSVSTLFYIIGGQWVFGKILRLFPISGYDSGVDMLKFVILPVVIGIIGGVGSGIRFYRTIFLEEVNRDYVRTARAKGLSEAVVLFKHTLKNAMIPILTNVVLVIPLLFMGSLVMEAFFAIPGLGGFTIEAIHAQDFAIIRSMVYIGSVLYIVGLLLTDISYTLVDPRIRLGSSAA from the coding sequence TTGATCACCTACATTGTCCGACGGACCCTTTACGCAATCCCAATCCTGATCGGTGTGAACATCACCGTGTTTCTACTTTTCTTTGTCGTCAGTTCTCCTGACCAGATGGCACAACGCATCCTCGGTGAGAAGAACATTACGCAGGAAGATATAGAGAATTGGAAGAAGCAAAACGGCTATCATCTGCCCCTCTGGTTCAACGCTCAGGCATCTGGAACCGAGTCTTTTACACAGACCGTTTTCTTCCAGAAATCGGTGAAACTTTTTTTCTTTGATTTTGGGACCTCGGATGCCAATAACATTGACATCACAGCACAGATTGGTCAACGAATGTGGGCGAGCCTCGCGATAGCACTGCCGACTTTTCTGATTGGCGTTCTGGTAAATATCACCGTTTCAATGATTGTTGCTTACTACCGCGCAACCTACGTCGACTTCTGGGGCACAATCCTTGCGGTTATCCTCATGTCCGTCTCAACACTTTTCTATATTATTGGGGGACAGTGGGTGTTCGGAAAAATATTGCGACTCTTTCCAATCTCCGGATATGACTCTGGTGTGGACATGCTGAAGTTTGTTATTCTACCAGTGGTTATCGGCATCATTGGTGGCGTCGGCAGCGGCATCCGTTTTTACCGGACGATATTTCTCGAAGAGGTCAATCGGGACTACGTTCGGACAGCACGCGCAAAAGGATTGAGTGAAGCCGTGGTCCTCTTTAAACACACCTTGAAGAACGCAATGATTCCGATTCTGACGAATGTCGTCTTGGTAATTCCGTTGCTCTTTATGGGAAGTTTGGTGATGGAAGCATTTTTCGCGATTCCGGGGCTTGGCGGTTTCACGATAGAAGCCATCCATGCCCAGGACTTCGCTATTATCCGAAGCATGGTTTATATCGGTTCCGTGCTGTATATTGTCGGTTTATTACTCACCGACATCAGCTACACGCTGGTTGACCCGCGCATTCGGCTTGGCTCTTCCGCCGCGTAA
- a CDS encoding peptide ABC transporter substrate-binding protein, which yields MQITLSKSSSRYCVTLTLALFLFSCGVPNNPYPKSEHDQEIYYSTFSEEPKHFDPAISYSSDEYRFIQQIYEPPLQYHYLKRPYELIPLTAEAVPHPRYLDANGEQLAPNAPAASVARAVYEVRIRPGIMYQQHPCFAKTEDGKWRYRNLTKSDVKGFNEIKDFSMTGTRELIAADYVYQIKRMADPKVSCPILSTLKDYILGMEAYSAAIAKGQKDAPFPGVEVVDRYTYRIILKTKYPQFVYWLAMPFFSPMPKEAIDFYSQPAVKDRNITIDRFPVGTGAYRIETLLSHKEIVLVKNENYRVVRYPSSGEPGDREAGLLDDAWEILPFIPRVVYKLEKEYIPRWNKFLQGYYDSSGISSDTFDSAVTFNDTGDPRISEEMKTKGIVLRTSVEPTTRYLAFNMLDDTVGGNSVEKQKLRQAISIVLDYEEYIEIFYNGRGISSHSPIPPGIFGYEGGENGMNPYVYNWDAEKQRPIRKSIEEARQLLAEAGYPDGQDSKGNPLVVTFDNAWNSAGATPLLMWMRNKLDQLGLTMENRTTDYNRFRDKVKNGNFQIISWGWHADYPDAENFLFLLYGPNARATHGGENTANYDNAAYNKRFEQIKNMENSQERLAIIREMKHLLQRDAPWVFTFHPVTFGLSHQWVKNSKPSTMGYGSVKYLRVDASQRSENRQAWNQPVVWPLWVCIALLILGTIPAVITIWKRERGF from the coding sequence ATGCAAATCACATTGTCGAAATCTTCAAGCCGATATTGTGTAACTTTAACACTAGCTCTCTTTCTCTTTAGCTGTGGTGTGCCGAATAATCCATATCCTAAATCTGAACACGATCAAGAAATTTACTACAGCACGTTCAGTGAAGAACCGAAACACTTCGATCCAGCGATCTCCTACAGTTCAGACGAATACAGGTTCATCCAGCAGATTTACGAACCTCCCCTGCAATATCATTACTTGAAAAGACCCTACGAACTCATCCCGTTGACCGCAGAAGCGGTGCCGCATCCTCGCTACTTAGATGCCAACGGAGAACAGTTAGCACCCAATGCACCTGCGGCATCAGTGGCGCGCGCCGTTTATGAAGTTCGCATCCGTCCAGGGATTATGTATCAGCAACATCCCTGTTTTGCGAAGACTGAAGACGGAAAGTGGCGTTACCGCAACCTAACGAAATCAGATGTTAAGGGCTTTAATGAGATCAAAGATTTCTCAATGACGGGCACGCGTGAACTCATCGCTGCGGATTATGTTTATCAGATCAAACGGATGGCGGATCCGAAGGTCTCTTGTCCTATTCTCAGCACCCTGAAGGATTATATCCTCGGCATGGAAGCGTATTCAGCGGCTATTGCTAAGGGACAGAAGGACGCACCTTTCCCGGGTGTCGAAGTCGTGGATCGGTACACCTATCGGATTATCCTCAAGACGAAGTATCCGCAGTTTGTCTATTGGTTAGCGATGCCATTCTTTTCCCCAATGCCGAAAGAGGCGATTGATTTCTACAGTCAACCCGCCGTCAAAGACCGAAATATTACGATTGACAGATTTCCTGTCGGAACGGGTGCCTATCGGATAGAAACCCTTCTCTCACACAAAGAGATAGTTCTCGTGAAAAATGAGAACTATCGGGTGGTGCGCTACCCATCAAGCGGAGAACCCGGTGACAGGGAAGCCGGACTTTTGGATGACGCATGGGAAATCCTCCCCTTTATTCCAAGAGTCGTCTACAAATTGGAAAAGGAATACATTCCGCGCTGGAATAAATTCTTACAGGGGTACTATGATAGTTCCGGCATCTCCTCGGACACATTTGACAGTGCCGTCACGTTTAACGATACAGGCGATCCGAGAATCAGTGAAGAGATGAAAACGAAAGGAATCGTGCTCCGCACCAGTGTCGAACCGACGACGAGATACCTTGCTTTTAATATGTTGGACGACACCGTTGGCGGGAACTCAGTGGAAAAACAGAAACTCCGTCAAGCCATTTCGATCGTTTTAGATTATGAGGAGTATATTGAAATTTTCTACAATGGACGCGGTATTAGCTCACACAGTCCCATTCCACCCGGTATCTTTGGTTACGAAGGCGGCGAAAATGGTATGAACCCCTATGTCTATAATTGGGATGCCGAGAAGCAACGTCCGATTCGCAAATCCATTGAAGAAGCCCGACAACTCCTCGCAGAAGCCGGTTACCCAGATGGACAGGATAGTAAGGGAAATCCCCTTGTCGTCACTTTTGACAACGCCTGGAACTCTGCGGGAGCGACACCACTCCTAATGTGGATGCGGAATAAGTTGGATCAACTCGGCCTCACGATGGAGAACCGCACGACGGATTACAACCGATTTCGCGACAAAGTGAAGAACGGGAACTTTCAAATCATCTCATGGGGATGGCACGCAGATTATCCTGATGCAGAAAATTTTCTGTTTCTGCTCTATGGACCGAATGCCCGAGCGACCCACGGCGGTGAAAATACTGCCAACTACGATAACGCGGCATATAACAAACGCTTTGAGCAGATAAAAAATATGGAAAACTCACAGGAACGATTGGCGATCATCCGCGAAATGAAGCATTTGCTTCAACGAGATGCACCGTGGGTCTTCACCTTCCATCCTGTTACTTTCGGTTTATCGCATCAGTGGGTAAAGAACAGCAAACCGAGTACCATGGGATATGGATCGGTCAAATATCTTCGCGTCGATGCGAGTCAACGATCGGAAAATCGGCAGGCTTGGAACCAACCCGTCGTCTGGCCCCTATGGGTATGTATCGCGCTTCTCATTTTAGGCACGATTCCGGCTGTGATTACAATTTGGAAACGGGAACGCGGTTTTTAA
- a CDS encoding aldo/keto reductase → MKHIKIPGVSKEISHLILGTMVFSPIKFDYSTEILDAFCEAGGNALDTAHGYGGGDSEMLIGLWMRQRGNRDEVFLIDKGGHPQGRVPRPRLSPEELKSDLDESLVRLRTDYIDLYMLHRDDPVIPVETIIDYLNDEIGAGRIRAAAASNWQPQRITDANTYAAENGLAGFVSCSNNISLAVPMEPMWGGCVCVDDAAREWHKESQFPLMPWSSQARGFFSGAFTPENRENGDMVRVYYNDDNFERLARAQKLGAKYGYSPIQVSLAYCLNIPFPVFPIVGPVTLTEMDSSLGALALELSDAEMEWLNLETDGDPL, encoded by the coding sequence ATGAAGCATATAAAAATCCCCGGCGTCAGCAAAGAAATCTCACATCTGATTCTGGGTACCATGGTCTTTTCACCCATAAAATTCGACTACAGCACCGAAATACTTGACGCTTTCTGCGAAGCCGGTGGAAATGCCCTCGATACAGCACACGGTTATGGCGGTGGTGATAGTGAAATGCTCATCGGTCTCTGGATGCGACAACGCGGCAACCGAGACGAAGTCTTTCTCATTGACAAGGGTGGACACCCACAAGGCAGAGTCCCGCGTCCACGTCTCTCCCCTGAAGAACTCAAAAGCGATCTCGATGAGAGTCTCGTCCGACTCCGCACCGATTATATTGACCTCTACATGCTCCATCGCGACGACCCCGTGATCCCCGTTGAAACCATCATTGATTACCTGAACGACGAGATAGGTGCAGGACGCATCCGAGCAGCTGCCGCTTCTAATTGGCAACCGCAGCGCATTACTGATGCCAACACCTATGCCGCCGAAAATGGACTCGCAGGATTCGTCTCTTGTAGCAATAACATCAGTCTCGCCGTGCCGATGGAACCGATGTGGGGTGGGTGTGTCTGCGTCGACGATGCCGCCCGCGAATGGCATAAAGAGAGTCAGTTCCCATTGATGCCCTGGTCCTCGCAAGCACGCGGTTTCTTTAGCGGCGCGTTTACACCCGAGAACCGAGAAAACGGAGATATGGTGCGCGTCTATTACAACGACGATAACTTTGAAAGACTCGCACGCGCACAGAAATTAGGGGCGAAATACGGCTATTCCCCAATTCAAGTCTCCCTCGCATACTGCTTGAATATTCCATTTCCCGTTTTTCCAATCGTTGGACCTGTAACTTTAACGGAGATGGATTCCTCGCTCGGCGCACTGGCACTTGAACTTTCCGATGCTGAAATGGAGTGGCTTAACTTGGAAACGGACGGAGACCCGTTATAA
- a CDS encoding T9SS type A sorting domain-containing protein has protein sequence MKRFYTLCVVFLALSSLLLSTYAQDNGVGNEPPDPATWMPDANLRNAVRAALRLNANEPLTQQKLLNLNVLNAPRLGITDLTGLEHAMNLRSLSVFGNQISNLTPLANLIGLTNLYMGDNLIGDINPLANLTNLRRLGILQNQITDINVLAGLVNLEYLRLAGNPITDTSPLRRLPKLTDVDVHVFSPPQKENIQTRGEPTPIDLDPSQDDGQQKEDRRQDDSDQSQQQQPTTQQQQSTEPEPQPVSQQQQQQPPASALKSAPQQQSTTNPQSQSAPQQQPPASEPEDEEEEEDEEEEEEDEEENEDENPYADFIADCEAKGGTTRGDPPICFRPPTPQELCEALGGTWCDGVAGQAPSYPKNAFLLDRITLEQLDPATLEAQLDIWIAESDGSALYLRSIALLESVLVTRRPDKTHLLPNYPNPFNPETWIPYHLANPSEVQITIYDTRGTVVRHLNLGHQQEGYYTSRSRAAYWDGCNDMGEKVSSGIYFYQLQADNISLLRKMLILK, from the coding sequence ATGAAACGTTTTTACACACTTTGTGTTGTTTTTCTCGCTCTGAGTAGCTTGCTTCTAAGCACTTATGCCCAAGACAATGGAGTAGGGAATGAACCACCGGATCCTGCTACATGGATGCCGGATGCGAATCTCAGAAATGCAGTGAGGGCTGCACTTCGCCTCAACGCAAACGAACCCCTCACACAACAGAAACTGCTAAACTTGAACGTCCTAAATGCCCCTCGGCTTGGGATAACGGATCTCACGGGTCTGGAACATGCCATGAACCTCAGGTCGTTATCGGTTTTCGGAAATCAGATTAGCAATCTTACACCCCTGGCGAACTTAATAGGGTTAACGAATCTGTATATGGGAGACAATCTCATCGGTGATATTAATCCCTTGGCAAACTTGACAAATCTCAGGCGATTGGGAATACTTCAGAATCAGATTACCGATATTAACGTCTTGGCAGGTTTGGTCAATCTTGAGTATTTACGTCTTGCGGGAAATCCGATTACAGATACGTCTCCGCTTAGAAGGCTCCCTAAGTTGACGGATGTCGATGTTCATGTATTCTCCCCACCACAAAAGGAGAATATACAGACGCGAGGCGAACCGACTCCCATTGATCTAGATCCGTCCCAAGACGATGGGCAACAGAAAGAGGATCGGCGACAAGACGATAGCGACCAGTCGCAACAGCAACAACCGACAACGCAACAGCAACAATCGACAGAGCCTGAACCCCAACCGGTATCACAACAGCAACAGCAACAACCGCCAGCGTCTGCACTAAAGTCAGCGCCACAGCAACAATCGACAACGAATCCACAATCACAGTCAGCGCCACAGCAACAACCCCCAGCGTCTGAACCGGAAGACGAAGAGGAAGAAGAAGACGAAGAGGAGGAAGAAGAAGATGAAGAGGAAAACGAAGACGAGAACCCGTACGCGGACTTCATAGCCGACTGTGAAGCAAAAGGGGGAACAACCCGTGGTGACCCCCCAATCTGTTTCCGTCCTCCGACACCGCAGGAGCTTTGCGAAGCACTAGGGGGAACATGGTGTGACGGCGTGGCAGGCCAGGCCCCATCTTATCCTAAAAACGCGTTCCTCTTGGATCGGATAACGCTTGAGCAGTTGGACCCGGCGACGTTAGAGGCACAACTTGACATCTGGATCGCCGAAAGCGACGGGTCTGCCCTATACCTACGATCCATTGCCTTGCTTGAAAGCGTTTTGGTTACGAGGCGTCCGGATAAGACGCACCTGCTCCCGAACTATCCCAACCCGTTTAACCCAGAAACTTGGATACCGTATCACTTGGCGAACCCCAGTGAGGTCCAGATCACTATCTATGATACGCGCGGCACCGTTGTACGCCACCTCAATCTTGGTCATCAGCAGGAGGGGTACTACACGAGTCGGAGTCGTGCGGCGTATTGGGATGGATGCAACGATATGGGTGAAAAGGTGTCCAGCGGCATCTATTTCTACCAACTCCAAGCGGACAATATTTCACTTCTCCGCAAAATGCTCATCTTGAAGTAG
- a CDS encoding SIS domain-containing protein, with protein MTADTNTMSISHLRYLHVAQDVLKQIEATQTEAIAQASEMCAATIAADGLVYLFGSGHSRMPVEEIFPRYGSFPGFFPIVELAVTFHNQVVGCNGQRQALFLENVSGYAEVILRNFTFGPHDCMMVFSNSGTNILPIEMAMGAKARHLPVIAVSSLAHSRSSTSKHASGKRLFEVADLTIDNCNPPGDAVVDIPNLAYPVGPTSSIGTLSIVNAIKCRVAELLTERGKPPVVLTGAHFLGAEESAQQIERAYDDYKARVQRR; from the coding sequence ATGACGGCAGATACGAATACAATGAGTATTTCCCATTTACGTTATCTACACGTTGCACAAGACGTGTTGAAACAGATTGAGGCGACACAGACCGAGGCGATTGCACAAGCCTCTGAGATGTGTGCAGCGACAATAGCAGCAGACGGGCTCGTCTATCTCTTCGGATCTGGGCATTCCCGCATGCCGGTCGAAGAAATTTTCCCGCGTTACGGTAGTTTTCCGGGTTTCTTTCCCATCGTTGAGTTGGCGGTTACGTTCCACAACCAAGTCGTCGGTTGCAACGGTCAGCGTCAAGCCCTCTTTCTGGAAAACGTCTCGGGATACGCGGAAGTGATCCTACGCAACTTCACCTTCGGTCCACACGACTGCATGATGGTGTTCTCGAATTCCGGCACGAACATCCTCCCTATCGAAATGGCGATGGGAGCGAAGGCACGGCACCTACCTGTCATCGCCGTGAGTTCACTCGCGCACAGCCGTTCATCGACCTCAAAACACGCCTCCGGCAAACGCTTGTTTGAAGTTGCGGATCTGACGATCGATAACTGTAATCCGCCGGGAGATGCTGTCGTAGACATCCCGAATTTGGCATATCCTGTGGGACCTACCTCCAGTATCGGCACACTTTCGATTGTCAATGCTATTAAATGCCGGGTTGCAGAACTCCTGACGGAGCGTGGTAAACCTCCCGTCGTGTTGACCGGTGCCCATTTCCTCGGTGCGGAAGAATCGGCGCAGCAGATTGAAAGGGCTTATGACGATTATAAGGCTCGCGTTCAACGTCGTTAG
- a CDS encoding nicotinate-nucleotide adenylyltransferase: MLKTTKRIAVMGGTFNPIHYAHLISAEQVRTGLGYDTILFIPSARPPHKVADADIIEPEHRYQMVRLAIAENPHFEASRIELERAGPSYTVETLKVLKKLYGEPTELAWIIGADSLIEYKVWKDFDEVLERCVMIATTRPNYDLNRVPLEIRKRVTTFPITGIDISATGIRERVRKGLSIRYLVPEGVHAYIERYRLYL; encoded by the coding sequence ATGCTGAAAACTACGAAAAGAATCGCAGTGATGGGTGGGACGTTCAACCCGATTCACTACGCGCATCTGATTAGTGCTGAACAGGTTCGGACAGGGTTAGGTTACGATACAATTCTGTTTATCCCGTCTGCTAGACCCCCGCATAAAGTCGCAGATGCTGATATTATCGAACCGGAGCATCGGTATCAAATGGTGCGTTTAGCGATCGCAGAGAACCCACATTTTGAAGCGTCACGCATTGAATTAGAACGGGCAGGTCCGTCCTATACCGTCGAGACCCTGAAGGTCCTGAAAAAATTGTATGGAGAACCGACTGAACTGGCATGGATTATTGGCGCGGACTCTCTTATTGAGTATAAAGTCTGGAAAGACTTCGATGAAGTGTTGGAAAGATGCGTTATGATCGCGACAACACGTCCGAATTACGATCTGAATCGAGTTCCATTAGAAATCCGCAAGCGGGTGACTACTTTTCCGATAACAGGCATTGATATATCTGCCACAGGTATCCGGGAGCGGGTTCGGAAAGGTCTTTCAATCCGGTATCTCGTGCCGGAAGGCGTCCACGCTTATATTGAACGGTATCGGTTGTATCTATGA
- a CDS encoding DNA gyrase inhibitor YacG, whose translation MQHTCSMCGTVYDFVWKEGTPLPKNFPFCSARCKAADLSKWLNEEYAISASLPNTVLSDTEHEILAELAQLDVRSDDDTD comes from the coding sequence ATGCAACACACATGTAGTATGTGCGGAACAGTATACGATTTCGTATGGAAAGAGGGAACGCCTTTACCGAAAAACTTCCCCTTCTGTAGTGCGCGGTGTAAAGCGGCGGACTTGTCAAAGTGGCTGAACGAGGAATACGCGATTAGCGCCTCGCTCCCAAATACGGTTTTGTCGGACACCGAGCATGAGATTCTGGCCGAACTTGCGCAATTGGATGTGCGCTCTGACGATGACACCGACTAA